The following are encoded in a window of Algiphilus aromaticivorans DG1253 genomic DNA:
- the dauA gene encoding C4-dicarboxylic acid transporter DauA, protein MSFPPLFTALRASLKAGYGIATLRRDVLAGITVGTVAIPLSMALAIATGVPPQHGLYTAIVAGAVAALTGGARFNVTGPTAAFVVILFPIVAEYGIGGLLVATLMAGLILVALGASGMGRLVQFIPYPVVLGFTAGIALVIAVLQVPQFLGIADGEGAGHFLSGLASIGRSLPELEPLTLATGVITLATLLLWPRLQLPVPAPLAGLAVGAVAAWFFNAMQAGDAPVATIASQFEWTAEGRSGSGIPPLAPGFVLPWRLPGADGAPLVVDFALIRDLAGPAFAIAMLAAIESLLCSVVADGMTRTRHDSNGELIGQGLSNLAAPFFGGITATAAIARTATGIRSGAQSPIAAIVHSLVVLLAMLLLAPLLGLVPMSALAALLFVVAWNMSEARHFLHTLRSAPPGDVLVLVTCFGLTVLFDMVLAVAVGIGLAAALFIRRMALLTSADRVRQEGAATTTRVPDSVALYDVNGPLFFAAAEKALSTLRMVDPEVRTAIVDMHDVPSMDATAIVTLRSIIDEMQQHGVALIFVGLPTRIIAKLRRAGIRKQPGRLGYCSSLDTALATIRRWEARGT, encoded by the coding sequence ATGTCTTTTCCACCGCTATTCACGGCGCTGCGCGCCAGCCTGAAGGCCGGATACGGCATCGCCACGCTGCGCCGCGATGTGCTGGCAGGCATCACGGTAGGCACCGTTGCCATCCCTTTATCCATGGCGCTGGCCATCGCCACCGGTGTGCCGCCGCAGCACGGGCTGTACACGGCCATCGTCGCCGGCGCGGTCGCCGCGCTGACCGGGGGCGCGCGCTTCAACGTCACCGGCCCGACCGCCGCCTTCGTCGTCATCCTCTTCCCCATCGTCGCCGAGTACGGCATCGGCGGCCTGCTGGTGGCTACGCTGATGGCGGGGCTCATCCTCGTCGCACTGGGCGCCAGCGGCATGGGACGCCTTGTGCAGTTCATTCCCTACCCGGTCGTGCTCGGCTTCACGGCGGGCATCGCCCTGGTCATCGCGGTGCTGCAGGTGCCGCAATTCCTGGGCATTGCTGACGGCGAAGGTGCGGGGCACTTTCTCTCCGGCCTCGCCAGCATCGGTCGCAGCCTGCCCGAGCTGGAGCCACTGACCCTGGCTACAGGAGTGATCACGCTGGCCACACTGTTGCTGTGGCCGAGACTGCAGCTGCCCGTGCCGGCCCCCCTGGCCGGTCTGGCAGTGGGAGCTGTCGCGGCCTGGTTCTTCAACGCGATGCAGGCCGGCGATGCGCCCGTGGCAACCATCGCCTCCCAATTCGAGTGGACGGCCGAGGGACGCAGCGGCTCCGGCATCCCACCGCTTGCGCCAGGCTTCGTCCTGCCCTGGCGCCTTCCCGGTGCCGACGGCGCGCCGCTGGTGGTGGACTTCGCGCTGATCCGGGACTTGGCGGGCCCCGCCTTTGCCATCGCCATGCTGGCGGCCATCGAGTCGCTACTGTGCTCGGTAGTCGCCGACGGGATGACGCGCACACGTCACGACTCCAATGGCGAACTCATCGGCCAGGGCCTGAGCAATCTCGCCGCGCCCTTCTTCGGCGGCATCACCGCCACCGCCGCCATCGCGCGCACGGCAACCGGTATCCGAAGCGGCGCGCAGTCGCCCATCGCCGCGATAGTGCATTCGCTGGTCGTGCTGCTTGCCATGCTGCTGCTGGCGCCCCTGCTCGGCCTGGTACCGATGAGCGCGCTGGCCGCACTGCTCTTCGTCGTTGCCTGGAACATGAGCGAGGCGCGGCACTTCCTGCACACGCTGCGCTCGGCGCCGCCGGGCGATGTCCTGGTTCTCGTTACCTGCTTCGGGCTGACGGTGCTTTTCGACATGGTGCTGGCCGTGGCGGTGGGTATCGGATTGGCCGCTGCTCTGTTCATCCGGCGGATGGCGCTGCTGACCAGCGCCGACCGCGTGCGGCAGGAAGGGGCGGCCACAACGACACGCGTGCCGGATTCGGTCGCCCTCTACGACGTCAACGGCCCACTCTTCTTCGCAGCGGCCGAGAAGGCGCTGAGCACCCTGCGCATGGTCGACCCGGAAGTGCGCACCGCGATCGTGGACATGCACGATGTGCCCAGCATGGATGCCACTGCCATCGTGACGCTGCGCAGCATCATCGACGAGATGCAGCAGCACGGCGTGGCGCTGATCTTCGTCGGCCTGCCGACGCGCATCATCGCCAAGCTGCGCCGTGCCGGCATCCGCAAACAACCGGGGCGGCTCGGCTACTGCAGTTCCCTCGACACCGCGCTGGCAACCATCCGCCGCTGGGAGGCGCGTGGCACCTAG
- a CDS encoding zinc-binding metallopeptidase family protein, which yields MQRFDCPVCPVELHFDNFACLSCGTQVGYAPEREVFLPLPAPGESDAHVPCANRESARCNWLVAPGAGAFCLACRHNRTVPDLQAPVNAARWRNIELAKRYLFYSLLKWRLPRPTQAESPNGLAFDFLAEAGPDAPVLTGHAGGLITVNIAEADDAEREARRSKLGEPYRTLIGHMRHEVGHFYWEILVRDAGKLEAFRAVFGDERARYDAALQAHYSQGPPTGWRKSYISAYAAAHPWEDFAETWAHYVHMIDALETAHAFGMTVRGHGPGASEHQIEANPYKHGTIADLLADWVPLTVALNCLNRSLGQPDFYPFVLSTPVKRKLSFIYDLIHEAAGSD from the coding sequence ATGCAGCGCTTCGACTGTCCCGTCTGCCCAGTCGAGCTGCATTTCGACAACTTCGCCTGCCTGTCCTGCGGCACGCAGGTTGGCTACGCACCCGAGCGGGAGGTCTTTCTGCCGCTGCCGGCGCCGGGCGAGTCCGACGCGCACGTGCCCTGCGCCAACCGCGAGTCGGCCCGATGCAACTGGCTGGTGGCGCCGGGCGCGGGGGCGTTCTGCCTCGCCTGCCGCCACAATCGGACGGTCCCCGATCTGCAGGCGCCCGTGAACGCGGCCCGATGGCGCAACATCGAGCTCGCCAAGCGTTACCTGTTCTATTCGCTTCTGAAATGGCGGCTGCCGCGGCCAACGCAAGCGGAATCCCCGAATGGGCTGGCCTTCGACTTCCTCGCCGAGGCGGGTCCGGACGCGCCCGTTCTAACGGGCCACGCGGGCGGTCTGATCACCGTCAACATCGCAGAGGCCGACGACGCCGAGCGCGAGGCGCGGCGCAGCAAACTCGGTGAGCCCTACCGGACACTGATCGGCCACATGCGGCACGAGGTGGGGCATTTCTACTGGGAGATTCTGGTTCGCGACGCCGGGAAGCTGGAGGCCTTCCGCGCCGTCTTCGGCGATGAGCGGGCGCGTTACGACGCCGCCCTGCAGGCGCACTACTCGCAGGGGCCGCCTACCGGCTGGCGCAAGAGCTATATTTCGGCCTATGCGGCCGCCCACCCGTGGGAGGACTTCGCTGAAACCTGGGCGCACTACGTGCACATGATCGACGCGCTGGAGACCGCCCATGCCTTCGGCATGACCGTGCGTGGTCATGGGCCGGGGGCGTCGGAGCATCAGATCGAAGCGAATCCCTATAAGCACGGCACGATCGCTGATCTGCTGGCTGACTGGGTGCCGTTGACCGTCGCCCTCAACTGCCTCAACCGCTCTCTCGGCCAGCCGGATTTCTACCCCTTCGTGCTCTCGACCCCGGTCAAACGCAAGCTGAGTTTTATCTATGACCTCATCCACGAGGCCGCCGGCTCGGACTGA
- a CDS encoding TraR/DksA family transcriptional regulator, which produces MALSDLEAQLRAALTDSEAGASTVELDQTRVGRVSRGDALQQQAMAQAGQRVLQERLRAVRIARQRMESGDYGYCLECDEPIAYGRLQRQPEVAYCVSCQSAREA; this is translated from the coding sequence GTGGCGCTTTCCGATCTCGAGGCGCAGCTGCGCGCGGCGCTGACTGACAGCGAGGCAGGCGCCAGCACGGTAGAGCTGGACCAGACCCGTGTCGGCCGCGTTTCGCGCGGCGACGCCTTGCAGCAGCAAGCCATGGCTCAGGCCGGCCAGCGCGTTCTGCAGGAGCGGCTGAGGGCCGTACGCATAGCGCGTCAGCGCATGGAAAGCGGCGACTACGGCTACTGCCTGGAGTGCGACGAGCCCATCGCCTACGGTCGTCTGCAGCGCCAGCCCGAGGTCGCCTATTGCGTGAGCTGCCAGAGCGCGCGCGAGGCTTAG
- a CDS encoding UDP-2,3-diacylglucosamine diphosphatase produces MSEKTGKRYRTIWISDLHLGTPGCKAEHLVDFLKAHECETLYLVGDIIDGWQLSGGWYWPQEHSNVIRKLLTKAKRGTQIYYVTGNHDEFLRRFVGFGLSMGNIEVVDEHIHKTADGCQLLIVHGDAFDVITRYHKWIAMAGDTLYVNAMRINHHVNRVRRRLGMPYWSLSAYAKERVKSAVNIVSDFEESVAHECRRRGLDGVVCGHIHHAEQRDIEGVTYMNCGDWVESCTALAENFDGSVEILRWVDFNTLNLAPARDGVVEPLRETASA; encoded by the coding sequence ATGAGCGAGAAGACCGGCAAGCGTTACCGCACGATCTGGATCTCCGATCTGCATCTGGGCACGCCCGGTTGCAAGGCCGAGCACCTGGTGGATTTCCTCAAGGCGCATGAGTGCGAGACGCTGTATCTGGTCGGCGACATTATCGACGGCTGGCAGCTCTCCGGCGGCTGGTACTGGCCGCAGGAGCACAGCAACGTCATTCGCAAGCTGCTGACCAAGGCCAAGCGCGGCACGCAGATCTACTACGTTACCGGCAACCACGACGAGTTTCTGCGCCGCTTCGTCGGCTTCGGGCTGTCGATGGGCAACATCGAAGTGGTCGACGAGCACATCCACAAGACGGCCGACGGGTGCCAGCTGCTGATCGTGCACGGTGACGCCTTCGATGTCATCACGCGTTACCACAAGTGGATCGCCATGGCGGGCGACACCCTCTACGTCAACGCCATGCGCATCAACCACCACGTCAATCGCGTGCGCCGACGACTGGGCATGCCCTACTGGTCGCTCTCGGCCTACGCCAAGGAGCGTGTGAAGTCGGCGGTCAACATCGTTTCCGACTTCGAGGAATCAGTCGCCCACGAATGCCGGCGCCGCGGTCTCGACGGCGTCGTCTGCGGCCACATCCACCACGCCGAGCAGCGCGACATCGAGGGCGTGACCTACATGAACTGCGGCGACTGGGTCGAGTCCTGCACGGCGCTGGCCGAGAACTTCGACGGCAGCGTCGAGATTCTGCGCTGGGTGGATTTCAATACGCTCAATCTGGCGCCGGCGCGGGATGGGGTGGTGGAGCCGTTGCGGGAGACGGCTTCGGCTTAG
- a CDS encoding IS30 family transposase: MHYRHLGAEERGTIMAMILGGSSMRRVAEAIGRSPSTVQRELRRNGYLQASEPLKGRPRKIPRYDASSAGRRARRLRRKPRVERKLARTGALWPQVVERLHRGWSPEQIAGRLGGVSHETIYTAIYATPRGQLRRELTSLLRQGHRTGRKRRQGRDRRGRLADMVSIHVRPPEAEDRLVPGHWEGDFIVGRRNQSAIGTLVDRHSLFVMLAKMEGCTAEAALEGFSTTFNALPEAQRRTLTYDQGKEMARHSELAERTGLSIYFADPNSPWQRGINENTNGLLRQYLPKGQVLSNYTQRELDAIAWQLNNRPRKSLGFRTPAEVFFEAAYATTQH; encoded by the coding sequence ATTCACTATCGACACTTGGGCGCAGAGGAACGAGGCACGATCATGGCGATGATCCTGGGCGGATCGAGCATGCGTCGGGTCGCTGAAGCTATTGGCCGGTCGCCGAGCACAGTCCAGCGGGAGCTTCGGCGCAACGGCTATCTGCAGGCATCGGAGCCGCTCAAGGGGCGGCCGCGCAAGATCCCCCGGTACGACGCGTCGAGCGCAGGCCGGCGCGCCCGCCGGTTGCGCCGCAAGCCGCGCGTCGAACGCAAGCTGGCCCGAACAGGCGCGCTCTGGCCACAGGTAGTGGAGCGTCTGCATCGCGGTTGGTCCCCGGAACAGATCGCCGGCAGACTGGGTGGGGTGTCGCACGAAACGATCTACACCGCGATCTACGCCACACCGCGTGGCCAGCTTCGGCGCGAGCTGACGTCGCTGCTGCGACAAGGGCATCGCACCGGGCGCAAGCGCCGCCAAGGTCGGGATCGGCGCGGCCGGCTCGCGGATATGGTCAGCATCCATGTGCGCCCGCCGGAAGCTGAAGACCGGCTGGTGCCGGGGCATTGGGAAGGCGACTTCATCGTCGGGCGCCGCAATCAATCGGCGATTGGCACGCTGGTGGACCGCCACTCCTTGTTCGTGATGCTCGCCAAGATGGAGGGCTGCACCGCCGAGGCCGCCTTGGAGGGATTCAGCACGACCTTCAATGCCCTGCCTGAGGCGCAGCGGCGCACCCTGACCTATGACCAGGGCAAGGAAATGGCGCGCCACAGCGAGCTGGCTGAGCGCACCGGCCTCAGCATCTACTTCGCCGATCCGAACAGTCCCTGGCAGCGGGGCATCAACGAAAACACCAACGGCTTGCTCCGCCAGTACCTGCCCAAGGGCCAGGTCCTGTCGAACTACACCCAGCGCGAACTCGACGCCATTGCCTGGCAGCTCAACAACCGACCGCGCAAATCGCTGGGCTTTCGGACACCGGCTGAGGTCTTCTTCGAGGCCGCCTATGCAACAACACAACATTGA
- the ptsP gene encoding phosphoenolpyruvate--protein phosphotransferase — MSLWLQGIGVARGIAIGRVAKISGTDLEIREYNIEADEIDAEIARYQTAHERAKGQLREVRAQIPAGTPQDIAAFIDTHLLMLDDSSLSEAVIGRIKDEQCNAEGALRRARDTLMAVFEQMDDPYLRTRQNDVEHVVARVLRNLLQSERALHEQPASAEGEEARIVVADDVTPADIILLAQQKTAAFVTEFGGPLSHTAILARSLHLPAIVGVHNARRLLREGEQIVVDGAAGHLYASPDEAALTRFRHRIARDHRYQRRLERLKDEPPVSRDGVRIRMLANIELSEDAAEAARVGADGVGLYRTEFLFMNRRELPTEQEQYEAYSRVVEAVTGPITIRTLDLGADKQVDSGARAGPTPNNPALGLRAIRLCLREPELFRTQIRALLRASMHGQMQIMLPMISNTIELRQAQRIIASCRTELLAEGVAVAEDIPIGVMIEVPAAAISAPWLARACDFFSIGTNDLIQYTLAIDRVDDEVNYLYDPLHPAVLSLIRQTIAAGDAAGIPVAMCGEMAGEVRFTRLLLGLGLTEFSMHPSSMLEVKRLVMDADIGALRERMQRALDATDLTEQKSRLAELEAQ, encoded by the coding sequence GTGAGTCTGTGGCTGCAGGGCATCGGGGTTGCGCGCGGCATTGCCATCGGCCGTGTCGCGAAGATCTCGGGCACGGATCTGGAGATCCGCGAGTACAACATCGAGGCCGACGAGATCGATGCCGAGATCGCGCGCTACCAGACCGCCCACGAGCGCGCCAAGGGCCAGCTGCGCGAGGTGCGCGCGCAGATCCCGGCCGGCACACCGCAGGACATCGCCGCCTTCATCGACACGCATCTTCTGATGCTCGACGACAGCTCGCTGAGCGAGGCGGTCATCGGCCGCATCAAGGACGAGCAGTGCAATGCCGAGGGCGCGCTGCGCCGCGCGCGAGACACGTTGATGGCGGTCTTCGAGCAGATGGACGACCCCTATCTGCGCACGCGCCAGAATGACGTCGAGCACGTCGTCGCGCGCGTGCTGCGCAATCTGCTGCAGTCCGAGCGCGCGCTGCACGAGCAGCCGGCCAGCGCCGAGGGCGAGGAAGCGCGCATCGTCGTCGCCGACGACGTCACCCCCGCCGACATCATCCTGCTCGCCCAGCAGAAGACCGCCGCCTTCGTGACCGAGTTCGGCGGCCCGCTGTCGCACACCGCCATTCTCGCGCGCAGCCTGCACCTGCCCGCGATCGTCGGCGTGCACAACGCGCGCCGGCTGCTGCGCGAAGGCGAGCAGATCGTCGTCGACGGTGCGGCCGGGCATCTCTACGCCAGCCCCGACGAAGCCGCGCTGACGCGCTTTCGCCATCGCATTGCGCGCGACCATCGCTACCAACGCCGACTGGAGCGGCTGAAGGACGAGCCGCCGGTATCGCGCGACGGCGTGCGCATCCGCATGCTTGCCAACATCGAGCTCTCTGAGGACGCCGCCGAGGCAGCGCGCGTCGGCGCCGACGGTGTCGGCCTCTACCGCACCGAGTTCCTCTTCATGAACCGGCGCGAGCTACCGACCGAGCAGGAGCAGTACGAAGCCTATTCACGCGTCGTCGAGGCCGTGACCGGCCCCATTACCATCCGCACCCTGGACCTCGGCGCCGACAAGCAGGTCGACTCCGGCGCCCGCGCCGGTCCGACGCCAAACAACCCTGCCCTCGGCCTGCGCGCCATCCGGCTGTGCCTGCGCGAACCGGAACTCTTCCGCACGCAGATTCGGGCGCTACTGCGCGCCTCCATGCACGGCCAGATGCAGATCATGCTGCCGATGATCTCCAACACTATCGAGCTGCGGCAGGCGCAGCGCATCATCGCCAGCTGCCGCACCGAGTTGCTCGCCGAGGGGGTGGCAGTGGCCGAGGACATCCCCATCGGCGTCATGATCGAGGTGCCGGCCGCCGCCATCTCGGCGCCCTGGCTGGCGCGCGCCTGCGACTTCTTCAGCATCGGCACCAACGACCTGATCCAGTACACCCTGGCCATCGACCGCGTCGATGACGAGGTCAACTATCTCTACGACCCGCTGCACCCGGCCGTACTCAGCCTGATCCGCCAGACCATCGCCGCCGGCGACGCCGCCGGCATCCCGGTGGCTATGTGCGGCGAGATGGCCGGCGAGGTCCGCTTCACGCGCCTGCTGCTCGGCCTCGGGCTGACCGAGTTCTCGATGCATCCTTCCAGCATGCTGGAGGTCAAGCGGCTGGTCATGGACGCCGACATCGGTGCGCTGCGCGAGCGGATGCAGCGGGCGTTGGATGCTACTGATCTGACGGAGCAGAAGAGTCGGTTGGCGGAGTTGGAGGCGCAGTAG
- a CDS encoding HPr family phosphocarrier protein, whose translation MPEQTVTIVNRLGLHARAAAKLVTEASRHGADVRVRKDGREVSGKSIMGVMMLAAAKGSQITLIAEGDDAEHALACLADLVADRFGEES comes from the coding sequence GTGCCTGAGCAGACCGTTACCATCGTCAATCGCCTCGGCCTGCACGCCCGCGCTGCGGCCAAGCTGGTCACCGAAGCCAGTCGGCATGGCGCCGATGTCCGCGTGCGCAAGGACGGCCGCGAGGTCAGCGGCAAATCGATCATGGGCGTGATGATGCTGGCCGCCGCCAAGGGCAGCCAGATCACACTCATCGCCGAGGGCGACGATGCCGAGCACGCGCTGGCCTGTCTGGCCGACCTCGTCGCCGATCGCTTCGGGGAGGAATCATGA
- a CDS encoding PTS sugar transporter subunit IIA encodes MSAAAPVGVLLVTHGRLGRFFLDTLGDMLGELSLPVEVLEVRRVQDTELLTRDGQRMIERLDAGSGVLVVTDAFGSTPSNIAAHLFEPGRTRVLAGLNLPMLVRVFNYPKLPLDQLAEAAVEGGRRGIVFCAEDSSRA; translated from the coding sequence ATGAGTGCAGCCGCACCGGTGGGCGTGCTGCTGGTCACCCACGGCCGGTTGGGTCGCTTCTTCCTGGACACGCTGGGCGACATGCTGGGCGAGCTCAGCCTGCCCGTGGAGGTGCTGGAAGTCCGCCGCGTGCAGGACACCGAGCTGCTGACACGCGACGGCCAGCGCATGATCGAGCGCCTGGATGCCGGCAGCGGCGTGCTGGTAGTGACCGACGCCTTCGGCTCGACACCCAGCAATATCGCCGCCCACCTCTTCGAGCCCGGTCGCACCCGCGTGCTGGCCGGCCTCAACCTGCCCATGCTGGTACGCGTCTTCAACTATCCCAAGCTGCCACTCGACCAGCTGGCCGAGGCAGCCGTCGAGGGCGGCCGGCGCGGCATCGTTTTCTGTGCGGAGGATTCCTCGCGTGCCTGA
- the rapZ gene encoding RNase adapter RapZ: protein MELIIVSGLSGAGKSVALRQLEDLGFYCIDNMPLELLGPLAKRAWRIAEGRFSRIALGIDARESDEAIRGLPDYMERLRKRGLDARVLFLTADNDILLRRYAETRRKHPLSGSDRPLGEAIAAERRLLEPIAGYADEVIDTSRMNLHELRERIQLSARSNEAPMLVALESFGYKNGVPEGLDFVFDVRCLPNPHWESSLRAHTGRDQPVIDWLCAHEDVTAMLDDIDTFLQRWLPAFSGQDRSYVSIGIGCTGGQHRSVYISEVLAERLRRIYPELQLRHRELAA, encoded by the coding sequence ATGGAACTGATCATCGTCAGCGGGCTCTCCGGCGCCGGGAAATCGGTAGCGCTGCGCCAGCTTGAGGACCTCGGTTTCTACTGCATCGACAACATGCCGCTGGAGCTGCTCGGTCCGCTCGCCAAGCGTGCCTGGCGCATCGCCGAGGGCCGCTTCTCGCGCATCGCGTTGGGCATCGACGCGCGCGAAAGCGATGAAGCCATCCGCGGCCTGCCCGACTACATGGAACGCCTGCGCAAGCGCGGACTGGACGCGCGCGTGCTCTTCCTGACCGCCGACAACGACATCCTGCTGCGGCGCTACGCCGAAACACGCCGCAAGCACCCATTATCGGGCTCCGACCGGCCGCTGGGCGAAGCCATCGCCGCCGAACGCCGCCTGCTCGAACCCATTGCCGGTTACGCCGACGAGGTCATCGACACCAGCCGCATGAATCTGCACGAGCTGCGCGAGCGCATCCAGCTCAGCGCGCGCAGCAATGAGGCGCCCATGCTGGTGGCGCTGGAATCCTTCGGCTACAAGAATGGCGTCCCCGAGGGGCTGGATTTCGTCTTCGACGTCCGCTGTCTGCCCAATCCGCACTGGGAGTCCAGCCTGCGCGCACATACCGGGCGCGACCAACCCGTCATCGACTGGCTCTGCGCACACGAGGACGTCACCGCCATGCTCGACGACATCGACACCTTCCTGCAGCGCTGGCTGCCCGCCTTCTCCGGGCAGGACCGCTCCTACGTCAGCATCGGCATCGGCTGCACCGGTGGCCAGCACCGCAGCGTCTACATCTCCGAAGTGCTGGCCGAGCGCCTGCGGCGCATCTATCCGGAGCTGCAACTGCGCCACCGGGAGCTGGCGGCATGA